One window of Mesorhizobium sp. PAMC28654 genomic DNA carries:
- a CDS encoding site-specific integrase — MAELSPLRRRMIEDMTIRNLSPATQRSYVHAVAKFSRHFGRSPDRLGLEDVRAFQVHLVSTGISWPALNQTVCALRFFYGVTLGHAEIPERIVYARSPRTLPVVLSADEVVRFLEAVPSLKTRTALTTAYAAGLRASETVGLKVGDIDSGRGVILVRHGKGGKDRTVMLSAQLLRILRAYWRLAKPQGWLFPGRAPNRPIDVQVLYSACRSARAAAGIDKRVTVHTLRHSFATHLLENGTDIRIIQVLLGHNNLSSTARYTKVSNGLIRRTTSPLDRLNIEVVPPG, encoded by the coding sequence ATGGCCGAGTTGAGCCCTCTTCGCCGGCGCATGATCGAAGACATGACGATCCGCAATCTGTCGCCGGCCACGCAACGATCCTACGTGCACGCGGTGGCGAAGTTTTCCCGCCATTTCGGCCGATCCCCTGACCGCCTTGGCCTTGAAGATGTCCGCGCCTTTCAGGTGCATCTGGTCTCGACCGGGATCTCGTGGCCGGCGCTGAACCAGACGGTGTGCGCGTTGCGGTTCTTCTACGGCGTGACGCTCGGCCATGCCGAGATTCCGGAACGGATCGTCTATGCCCGCTCGCCACGCACGCTGCCGGTGGTTCTCAGCGCCGACGAGGTCGTCCGCTTCCTGGAGGCCGTGCCGAGCCTGAAGACGCGCACGGCGCTGACGACGGCCTACGCAGCGGGTCTTCGCGCCTCGGAGACCGTCGGGCTGAAGGTCGGCGATATCGACAGCGGCCGCGGCGTCATACTCGTTCGTCACGGCAAGGGCGGCAAGGACCGCACCGTGATGCTGTCGGCGCAGCTTCTTCGGATCCTGCGGGCCTACTGGCGACTGGCGAAGCCGCAGGGCTGGCTGTTTCCCGGCCGCGCCCCCAATCGCCCCATCGACGTGCAGGTGCTGTATTCGGCCTGCCGCTCGGCGCGCGCCGCCGCCGGCATCGACAAGCGGGTGACGGTGCACACGCTCAGGCACTCATTCGCCACGCATCTGCTCGAGAACGGCACCGATATCCGCATCATCCAGGTGCTGCTTGGCCACAACAATCTTTCCTCGACGGCACGCTACACCAAGGTCTCGAACGGCCTCATCCGGCGCACGACGAGCCCGCTCGACAGGCTCAACATCGAAGTGGTGCCGCCGGGCTGA